One Nitrobacter hamburgensis X14 DNA window includes the following coding sequences:
- a CDS encoding LLM class flavin-dependent oxidoreductase has product MKKIGFLSFGHWTPSSQSQTRSAADALLQSIDLAVAAEALGADGAYFRVHHFARQLASPFPLLAAVGAKTSRIEIGTAVIDMRYENPHYMVEDAGAADLIAGGRLQLGISRGSPEQVIDGWRYFGYQPAEGQSDADMGRRHAEVFLDLLRGEGFAQPNPRPMFSNPPGLLRVEPHSDGLRGRIWWGASSNATAIWAAKLGMNLQSSTLKNDETGEPFHMQQAAQIRAFRAAWKETGHIREPRVSVSRSIFALLDDRDRAYFGRGGEEKDQVGFIDEKTRAIFGRSYAAEPDVLIEQLKTDEAIAEADTLLLTAPNQLGVAYNTHVIEAILAHVAPALGWR; this is encoded by the coding sequence ATGAAGAAGATCGGATTCTTGTCGTTCGGGCACTGGACGCCTTCGTCGCAATCGCAAACGCGATCGGCGGCCGACGCGCTGCTGCAATCCATCGATCTGGCCGTCGCGGCTGAGGCGCTTGGCGCAGACGGCGCCTATTTCCGCGTTCACCACTTTGCCCGCCAGCTCGCTTCGCCTTTCCCGCTACTGGCGGCCGTCGGCGCCAAGACCAGCCGCATCGAGATCGGCACGGCGGTCATCGACATGCGCTATGAGAACCCGCACTACATGGTCGAGGATGCCGGGGCGGCCGACCTCATTGCCGGCGGGCGGCTGCAATTGGGGATCAGCCGGGGCTCGCCCGAACAGGTGATCGATGGCTGGCGCTACTTTGGCTACCAGCCGGCAGAAGGGCAGAGCGACGCCGATATGGGCCGGCGTCACGCGGAGGTGTTCCTCGACTTACTTCGCGGCGAAGGGTTTGCGCAGCCCAATCCGCGACCGATGTTTTCAAATCCGCCGGGCCTGCTGCGTGTCGAGCCCCATTCAGATGGTCTGCGCGGCCGCATCTGGTGGGGAGCCAGCTCTAACGCTACCGCGATTTGGGCGGCGAAGCTCGGGATGAATTTGCAGAGCTCGACCCTCAAGAATGACGAGACCGGAGAGCCTTTTCATATGCAGCAGGCCGCCCAGATCCGGGCCTTCCGCGCTGCCTGGAAGGAGACCGGCCATATCCGCGAGCCGCGAGTCTCGGTGAGCCGCAGCATCTTTGCGCTGCTGGATGATCGCGATCGCGCCTACTTCGGTCGTGGCGGCGAGGAAAAGGACCAGGTCGGCTTCATCGATGAGAAGACAAGAGCGATCTTCGGTCGAAGCTATGCCGCCGAGCCGGACGTCCTCATCGAGCAACTCAAGACCGACGAGGCGATTGCCGAGGCGGACACGCTGCTCCTGACCGCGCCGAACCAATTGGGCGTCGCCTACAATACGCATGTGATCGAGGCGATACTGGCCCATGTCGCGCCGGCGCTCGGCTGGCGCTGA
- a CDS encoding helicase-related protein → MTQKDPFTLDLFNNTSLSSGLGLGVTAFATSVEGEDPDRDPSSPSSPAISPMTVVQSETARVAGENFYLADSRGLAASWRDRARDNLVAIRLAADLEAEQHPATSDEQAQLIRFTGFGASELANGVFRRPGEDGFRKGWEVIGQQLVELVGTADYASLARCTQYAHFTPEYIARAVWAGALRLGFRGGRVLEPGIGTGLFPALMPKALRDVSHVTGVELDPITTRIAKLLQPRAMIVNEDFARSSLKQHFDLAIGNPPFSDRTVRSDRAFRSLGLRLHDYFIVKAIDRLKPGGIAAFVTSHGTLDKADATAREQIAAMADLLGAIRLPEASFRADAGTDVVVDILFFRKRRNGETVANDAWLDLSEVRAATEDEGAIRVNRYFAERPDMVLGEHALRRGVYGPDETYTCLSRVGSDLETALTAAVLQLPEAVYDGEPEAVRSDHAEPSAATGREPQASAVREGSYFVGTNGALMQVVDGVAVTITVRKGRSTDGIFEKHARIIRKLIPIRDAVREILKCQETDQPWKQAQVRLRIAWSSFVRNFGPINTTVVSSTEDDETGEVRETHRRPNLAPFTDDPDCWLVASIEDYDLETDTAKPGPIFTERVIAPPPAPIITSAIDALAVVLNERGAVDPDHVAELLHRESDDVIAELGDAIFRDPETGAWQTADAYLSGAVRSKLVAAQAAAKLDPIFARNAAALERVQPADLKPSDITARLGAPWIPATDIIAFVKETMEADITIHHTPELACWTVNARQLSWTAAGTTEWGTHRRHAAELLSDALNSSVPQIFDIVKDGDSERRILNTVDTEAAKEKLQKIKTAFQGWIWADPDRTDRLARLYNDTFNNIVPRHFDGSHLQLPGASGAFSLYGHQKRVIWRIIASGATYVAHAVGAGKTLSIAAAIMEQRRLGLINKAMLVVPGHCLAQAAREFLALYPNARILVADETNFVKEKRHRFLSRAATANWDAIIITHSAFKFIPVPSVFEQQILQDELEAYEELLTRIDSQDRLSRKRVERMKEGHKERLEALASRKDDLLTISEIGVDQIIVDEAQEFRKLSFATNMTSLRGVDPNGSQRAWDLYVKSRFIDMKNPGRALVLASGTPITNTLGEMFTVQRLMDRAALEVRGLHEFDAWASTFGDTSTELELQPSGKYRPVTRFAQFVNVPELIAMFRSFADVVLPDDLRAFVKVPTIASGKRQIITAQPTAAFKAYQRLLDERITAIEERDRAPEPGDDILLSVITDGRHAAIDLRLVDSTQDNEEGNKLNALIANAFRVWQETGHHTFRLKDGQPFEKPGAGQLIFSDLGTISVEASRGFSAYRWIRNELVRLGVPAPEIAYMQDHKKSEAKQRLFNDFNAGKVRILLGSSDTMGTGVNVQLRLKALHHLDVPWLPSQIEQREGRIVRQGNQHDEVDVFAYATLGSLDATMWQNNERKARFIAAALSGDTSVRRLEDLGEGQANQFAMAKAIASGDPRLMQKAGLEAEIARLERLRAAHIDDQHAIRRQIRDAGREIELATRRIGEVGQDIERFIPTAGDTFAMSVKGQHFAERKLAGRAVMQEVLTLVQLQHDGDIAIASIGGFELRFEGQRLGHDGYTYTTMLQRTGAVFEIELSMTVSPLGAVARLEHALSNFHGEQETYRRRLLDAQKRRATFSARVGEAFAFDAELGLKREALVALEADLAASGAEGEKEKPGVAKRIAA, encoded by the coding sequence ATGACGCAGAAAGACCCATTCACGCTTGATCTCTTCAACAACACCTCCCTGTCGTCGGGCCTCGGTCTCGGCGTCACGGCGTTTGCGACGTCCGTTGAAGGTGAAGACCCGGATCGCGATCCGTCTTCACCATCCTCGCCCGCCATCTCTCCTATGACAGTCGTTCAGTCGGAAACCGCGCGTGTCGCAGGCGAGAACTTCTATCTCGCCGATAGCCGGGGCCTGGCGGCCTCCTGGCGCGACCGCGCGCGCGACAATCTGGTCGCTATCCGTCTCGCAGCGGACCTCGAAGCCGAACAACACCCGGCCACGTCCGACGAGCAGGCGCAACTCATCCGTTTCACAGGCTTCGGCGCTTCGGAGCTCGCCAACGGCGTGTTTCGCCGCCCCGGCGAGGATGGATTCCGCAAAGGCTGGGAAGTGATTGGGCAACAGCTCGTGGAGCTTGTCGGCACGGCCGACTACGCCTCTCTCGCCCGTTGCACCCAGTATGCTCACTTCACGCCGGAATATATCGCTCGTGCTGTGTGGGCGGGCGCTTTGCGCCTCGGCTTTCGCGGCGGCCGGGTTCTCGAGCCCGGCATCGGAACGGGTTTGTTTCCTGCGCTGATGCCGAAGGCACTTCGCGACGTCAGCCATGTCACCGGCGTCGAGCTCGATCCGATCACAACGCGGATCGCCAAGTTGTTGCAGCCGCGTGCGATGATCGTGAACGAGGACTTCGCACGCAGCAGCCTGAAGCAGCATTTCGATCTCGCGATCGGCAATCCGCCCTTCTCCGATCGCACCGTGCGCAGCGACCGCGCGTTCCGCTCGCTTGGCCTGCGGCTCCACGACTACTTCATCGTAAAGGCCATCGACCGGCTGAAACCCGGCGGCATCGCCGCGTTCGTGACATCGCACGGCACGTTGGACAAAGCCGACGCCACGGCGCGAGAGCAGATCGCGGCGATGGCCGATCTCCTCGGTGCGATTCGCCTGCCCGAAGCCAGCTTCCGCGCCGACGCAGGCACCGACGTCGTCGTCGATATCCTGTTTTTCCGAAAGCGCCGGAATGGGGAGACCGTTGCGAACGACGCGTGGCTCGACCTGTCCGAGGTCCGCGCGGCAACGGAGGACGAGGGCGCAATCCGGGTCAATCGGTATTTTGCCGAACGTCCCGACATGGTCCTCGGTGAGCATGCGCTGCGGCGCGGCGTCTACGGGCCCGACGAGACTTATACCTGTCTATCGCGCGTGGGGAGCGATCTCGAGACCGCGCTCACCGCCGCCGTCCTCCAGCTTCCGGAAGCAGTCTACGACGGCGAGCCGGAGGCGGTCCGTTCCGATCACGCCGAGCCGTCCGCCGCCACGGGCCGCGAACCGCAGGCCTCTGCCGTTCGCGAGGGCAGCTATTTCGTCGGAACGAATGGCGCCCTCATGCAGGTAGTCGACGGCGTGGCGGTGACCATCACGGTCAGAAAGGGCCGTTCGACCGATGGCATCTTCGAGAAACACGCCCGCATCATTCGCAAGCTCATCCCGATCCGCGACGCCGTTCGTGAAATCCTCAAATGCCAGGAGACCGATCAGCCCTGGAAGCAGGCGCAGGTGCGTTTAAGGATCGCCTGGTCGAGCTTCGTGCGCAACTTCGGGCCGATCAACACCACGGTCGTTTCGTCGACCGAGGACGACGAGACCGGCGAGGTGCGCGAGACGCACCGGCGACCGAACCTCGCTCCCTTCACGGACGATCCCGACTGCTGGCTCGTTGCGTCGATCGAGGATTACGACCTCGAAACCGACACCGCAAAGCCGGGGCCTATCTTCACCGAGCGGGTTATCGCTCCGCCCCCTGCGCCGATCATCACTTCGGCAATCGACGCCCTGGCCGTCGTGCTCAACGAGCGTGGTGCCGTCGATCCCGACCACGTCGCTGAGCTCCTCCATCGCGAAAGCGACGACGTAATCGCCGAACTCGGCGACGCGATCTTTCGCGACCCTGAGACCGGTGCCTGGCAGACCGCGGACGCCTATCTCTCCGGCGCGGTGCGCTCGAAGCTTGTGGCCGCGCAGGCAGCCGCCAAACTCGATCCGATCTTTGCGCGCAACGCCGCCGCATTGGAACGCGTCCAGCCCGCGGACCTCAAGCCGTCCGACATCACCGCGCGTCTCGGCGCTCCATGGATTCCGGCCACCGACATCATCGCCTTCGTCAAGGAGACGATGGAAGCCGACATCACCATCCACCACACGCCCGAGCTCGCGTGCTGGACGGTGAACGCCCGACAGTTGTCGTGGACGGCGGCGGGGACCACGGAATGGGGCACGCATCGTCGCCACGCCGCCGAGCTTCTCTCGGACGCCCTCAACTCGTCCGTCCCGCAGATCTTCGACATCGTGAAGGATGGCGACAGCGAGCGGCGCATTCTCAACACGGTCGACACCGAGGCAGCGAAGGAGAAGCTCCAGAAGATCAAGACCGCGTTCCAAGGCTGGATCTGGGCCGACCCCGACCGTACCGACCGGCTGGCCCGGCTCTATAACGACACGTTCAACAACATCGTGCCCCGTCATTTCGACGGATCGCATCTCCAGCTTCCGGGCGCCTCTGGCGCTTTTTCTCTTTATGGGCACCAGAAGCGCGTCATCTGGCGCATCATTGCCTCGGGCGCGACCTACGTCGCCCATGCCGTCGGCGCCGGCAAGACCCTCTCGATCGCGGCCGCGATCATGGAGCAGCGCCGGCTCGGCCTGATCAACAAGGCGATGCTCGTCGTGCCGGGCCATTGTTTGGCGCAGGCAGCTCGCGAATTTCTCGCGCTCTACCCGAACGCCCGCATCCTCGTCGCTGACGAGACGAACTTCGTGAAGGAGAAGCGCCATCGTTTCCTGTCGCGGGCCGCGACCGCGAATTGGGACGCGATCATCATCACCCATTCCGCTTTCAAGTTCATCCCCGTCCCGTCCGTCTTCGAGCAGCAGATACTGCAGGACGAACTCGAGGCCTATGAGGAACTGCTGACGCGGATCGATTCGCAGGATCGGCTATCGCGCAAGCGCGTCGAGCGCATGAAGGAGGGCCACAAGGAACGGCTCGAGGCGCTGGCTTCGCGCAAGGACGACCTCCTGACCATCTCGGAGATCGGTGTCGACCAGATCATCGTCGACGAGGCGCAGGAATTCCGCAAGCTCTCGTTCGCCACGAATATGACGTCGTTGCGTGGCGTCGACCCGAACGGCTCGCAGCGCGCGTGGGACCTCTACGTCAAATCGCGCTTCATCGATATGAAGAATCCCGGCCGGGCGCTCGTGCTCGCCTCCGGCACGCCGATCACCAACACACTCGGCGAAATGTTTACAGTGCAGCGGTTGATGGATCGCGCGGCGCTCGAGGTGCGCGGCCTGCACGAATTCGATGCGTGGGCGTCCACCTTCGGCGATACCTCGACCGAACTCGAGCTGCAGCCGTCGGGCAAGTACCGCCCGGTCACGCGCTTCGCGCAATTCGTCAACGTGCCGGAACTCATCGCCATGTTCCGCTCCTTCGCGGACGTGGTGCTGCCGGATGACTTGCGCGCATTCGTCAAGGTGCCGACGATTGCCAGCGGCAAGCGGCAGATCATCACGGCCCAGCCGACGGCGGCCTTCAAGGCCTATCAGCGACTCCTCGACGAGCGTATCACCGCGATCGAGGAGCGCGACCGCGCGCCAGAGCCAGGCGACGACATCCTGCTCTCCGTCATCACCGACGGCCGCCACGCGGCGATCGACCTGCGTCTCGTCGACTCGACGCAGGACAACGAAGAGGGCAACAAGCTCAACGCCCTCATCGCCAACGCGTTCCGGGTCTGGCAGGAGACTGGCCACCACACCTTCCGGCTCAAGGACGGCCAGCCCTTCGAGAAACCCGGCGCGGGCCAACTCATCTTTTCCGACCTTGGCACGATCTCGGTCGAAGCCTCGCGCGGCTTCTCGGCCTACCGCTGGATCCGCAACGAGCTCGTGCGGCTCGGTGTGCCAGCGCCCGAGATCGCCTACATGCAGGACCACAAGAAGTCCGAGGCGAAGCAGCGCCTGTTCAACGACTTCAACGCCGGCAAGGTGCGCATTCTACTCGGCTCGTCCGATACGATGGGCACCGGCGTCAACGTGCAGCTCCGTCTCAAGGCGTTGCATCATCTCGACGTTCCGTGGCTTCCGTCGCAAATCGAGCAGCGCGAGGGCCGGATCGTGCGCCAGGGCAATCAGCACGACGAGGTCGACGTCTTTGCTTATGCGACGCTCGGCTCGCTCGACGCCACCATGTGGCAAAACAACGAGCGGAAGGCTCGATTCATAGCCGCCGCGCTGTCGGGCGACACCAGCGTGCGCCGGCTAGAGGACCTCGGCGAGGGACAGGCCAACCAGTTCGCCATGGCCAAGGCGATCGCATCCGGCGATCCGCGCCTCATGCAGAAGGCGGGACTCGAAGCCGAGATCGCCCGTCTCGAGCGGCTGCGCGCCGCCCATATCGACGATCAGCACGCCATTCGTCGACAGATTCGCGACGCCGGGCGTGAGATCGAACTTGCTACGCGCCGGATCGGCGAAGTCGGGCAGGACATCGAGAGGTTCATTCCGACCGCCGGCGATACCTTTGCCATGTCGGTCAAGGGCCAGCATTTCGCCGAGCGCAAGCTCGCGGGTCGCGCTGTGATGCAGGAGGTCCTGACACTCGTGCAGCTCCAGCACGACGGCGACATCGCAATCGCATCGATCGGCGGGTTCGAACTCAGGTTCGAGGGGCAACGCCTCGGCCACGACGGTTACACCTACACCACCATGCTTCAGCGAACAGGAGCGGTCTTCGAGATTGAGCTTTCAATGACGGTGTCACCCCTGGGCGCGGTTGCGAGGCTGGAGCATGCGCTCTCAAACTTCCACGGCGAGCAGGAGACCTACCGTCGTCGTCTGCTCGACGCACAAAAACGGCGCGCGACGTTTTCCGCTCGGGTCGGTGAAGCTTTCGCCTTTGACGCTGAACTTGGCCTCAAGCGCGAGGCGTTGGTCGCGCTCGAGGCAGATCTCGCCGCGAGCGGCGCCGAAGGGGAAAAGGAAAAGCCGGGAGTGGCAAAACGCATCGCCGCATGA
- a CDS encoding DUF7007 domain-containing protein: MTAPRTCDQANHPTPAAAGVLFTRTHDGLLVAKIRDNAFAMMPARNDRYYLASAWRLSRPMEEWSRGDFYGHGGELADEAAFRARVHENAEHQRQRAALGRREIRSGANTPWGASQCVTVYADGVVSHSTAGHGGFHLDAARNAKVHPAFRARGGWYEEDCAWATVAQAFPELFTDFERRCADQTIRDWYPDAWETIHGRPLLPGESHEKDRQAFERDHASDWIVISAIRSDHHRGMTECVATLGGDRRAAEQRRYLVPSDEYHLGRFGFVINEARHRLYGGPSNFVGWR, from the coding sequence ATGACCGCGCCTCGGACCTGTGATCAGGCCAACCATCCCACCCCCGCCGCGGCGGGGGTTTTGTTTACCCGAACCCATGACGGTCTTCTCGTCGCCAAGATCCGCGACAACGCCTTCGCGATGATGCCAGCCAGAAACGACCGGTATTATCTCGCCTCCGCCTGGCGGCTGTCGCGGCCGATGGAAGAATGGTCACGCGGCGATTTCTACGGTCATGGCGGCGAACTCGCGGACGAAGCCGCTTTCCGCGCCCGCGTCCATGAGAATGCCGAGCACCAGCGCCAGCGCGCCGCCCTCGGGCGTCGAGAAATCCGCAGCGGGGCGAACACGCCGTGGGGCGCTTCGCAATGCGTAACCGTCTACGCGGACGGCGTCGTCTCTCACTCAACCGCCGGACACGGCGGCTTTCATCTCGATGCCGCGCGCAATGCAAAGGTACACCCTGCCTTTCGCGCGCGTGGCGGCTGGTACGAAGAGGATTGCGCGTGGGCGACTGTCGCGCAAGCGTTTCCGGAATTGTTCACCGACTTCGAACGGCGTTGCGCCGATCAAACCATCCGCGACTGGTATCCCGACGCCTGGGAGACGATTCACGGACGTCCACTTCTGCCGGGAGAATCTCACGAGAAGGATCGCCAGGCCTTCGAGCGAGATCATGCCTCCGACTGGATCGTGATCTCGGCGATCCGCTCCGATCACCATCGTGGCATGACAGAATGCGTCGCCACGCTCGGCGGCGATCGCCGTGCGGCCGAGCAGCGGCGCTATCTCGTGCCGTCCGACGAATATCACCTCGGCCGATTTGGCTTCGTGATCAATGAGGCGCGCCACCGACTCTACGGCGGTCCTTCCAACTTCGTCGGATGGAGGTGA
- a CDS encoding ArdC family protein, whose translation MSRKEDNPRADIYARITDRIVADLERGVRPWVKPWNAANAAGRITRPLRHNGMPYQGINVVLLWSEAVARGFTSPIWMTFKQSLELGGHVRKGESGTMVVYANKITKTETDEHGDEVERAIPFLRAYTVFCVDQIENLPDHYYGRPAPSIAPAQRLAQVDAFFANTDATIRHGGDKAFFAPSLDLIQMPPFESFRDAESYAATLAHECVHWTAPAHRANRDLSRYAKDRSERAREELVAELGACFLSADLGIVPELEPRADHASYLASWLEVLSNDKRFIFSAAALAQRAVAYLHDLQPKPAEIDEAA comes from the coding sequence ATGAGCAGGAAGGAAGACAACCCGCGCGCCGACATTTACGCGCGCATCACCGATCGCATCGTTGCCGATCTCGAACGCGGTGTCCGTCCCTGGGTCAAGCCATGGAACGCAGCCAACGCGGCTGGACGCATCACGCGGCCGCTACGCCACAACGGCATGCCCTATCAGGGCATCAACGTCGTGCTGCTCTGGTCGGAAGCGGTCGCGCGCGGCTTCACGTCGCCGATCTGGATGACCTTCAAGCAGTCACTCGAACTCGGCGGTCACGTCCGCAAAGGCGAGAGCGGAACGATGGTGGTCTATGCCAACAAGATCACCAAGACCGAGACCGATGAGCATGGCGACGAAGTCGAACGCGCCATTCCATTCCTGCGCGCCTATACGGTGTTCTGCGTCGATCAGATCGAGAATCTGCCGGATCACTATTATGGGCGTCCGGCTCCGAGCATCGCGCCGGCGCAGCGTCTCGCGCAGGTGGACGCCTTCTTCGCCAACACCGACGCGACCATCCGGCACGGCGGCGACAAGGCGTTCTTCGCCCCGTCGCTCGACCTCATTCAGATGCCGCCGTTTGAAAGTTTCCGCGATGCCGAGAGCTACGCCGCCACGCTCGCACATGAATGTGTACATTGGACTGCGCCGGCGCATCGCGCCAATCGCGATCTCAGCCGCTATGCGAAGGATCGCAGCGAACGCGCCCGCGAAGAACTCGTGGCGGAACTTGGCGCATGTTTCCTCAGCGCCGATCTCGGCATTGTGCCGGAACTCGAGCCGCGCGCCGATCACGCGAGCTACCTGGCGTCGTGGTTGGAGGTCCTGTCCAACGACAAGCGTTTCATCTTCAGCGCGGCCGCGCTCGCGCAGCGCGCTGTCGCCTACCTGCACGATCTTCAACCGAAGCCGGCCGAGATCGACGAAGCAGCATGA
- a CDS encoding DUF736 domain-containing protein translates to MVAARETKESTNMATIGNFTVNGNGFVGTVKTLALGTVKAKIVPAERSSDKAPDYRIFAGTIEFGAAWKKKSQEQNRDYLSVKLDDPSFPAPIYATLVEVEGEEGHSLIWSRPNRD, encoded by the coding sequence ATGGTCGCGGCCCGAGAAACGAAAGAGAGCACGAACATGGCTACCATCGGCAACTTCACCGTCAACGGCAACGGCTTCGTCGGCACCGTCAAGACCCTCGCCCTCGGCACCGTGAAGGCGAAGATCGTCCCGGCCGAGCGCAGCTCGGACAAGGCCCCGGACTACCGGATCTTCGCGGGCACCATCGAGTTCGGCGCCGCGTGGAAGAAGAAGTCCCAGGAGCAGAACCGAGACTACCTCTCGGTCAAGCTGGACGACCCGAGCTTCCCGGCTCCGATTTACGCCACGCTGGTCGAGGTGGAAGGCGAGGAAGGCCACTCGCTCATCTGGTCTCGTCCGAACCGCGACTGA
- a CDS encoding ParB N-terminal domain-containing protein, which produces MRLMTVDPRALKPNPDPTRRTPATPQADALLLATIKAVGIVQPPIISPQQDGGNSFYIQYGHRRVSQAIAADLAEIEVLVADPETDKDALRALVENVAREGMNPVDLWRSIERLVGLGWTEESIAIALAQSVRQVRKLRLLANVLPAMLDQMARGDMPSEQQLRIIAAAADEEQGEVWKKHKPKKGQPTVSWSEVARALTRTRMYARDASFDDDLAKAYGIVWQEDLFAPANEDSRYTTDVEAFLGAQHEWMANHLPKRGAIIEVNEWGQPKLPAKAERVYGKPGKSDHVGMYLDRSGKVETVAYRVPKPDKKTKGAPAESDDAAAVAKPRPDVTRKGCEMIGDIRTDALHEALGRAPIEEDTLLALLVLAFAGQNVSIASGASDNPYGHARVERHVVRLISQEGKLDFDRETLHQVARSVLSDVLSCRENRSDSGVIARIAGEAIGADAFLPNMGTEEFLSCLSRSALEGACAGTSVLPRPRVKDTRAELVKHFADGQFVHPSALFAPPLETVTAWVGRFSGDTDPDDERDGPSDESDAQAEDTGADDDTPAGFAEAAE; this is translated from the coding sequence ATGAGACTGATGACAGTCGATCCGCGCGCGCTTAAGCCCAATCCGGATCCGACCCGACGCACGCCAGCGACACCGCAGGCCGACGCACTCTTGCTGGCGACGATCAAGGCGGTTGGCATCGTGCAGCCGCCGATCATCTCGCCGCAGCAGGACGGCGGCAACAGCTTTTACATCCAGTATGGCCATCGTCGCGTCTCCCAGGCGATCGCCGCGGATCTCGCCGAGATCGAAGTGCTCGTCGCCGATCCCGAGACGGACAAGGATGCACTCCGTGCCCTCGTCGAGAACGTTGCGCGCGAGGGCATGAACCCGGTCGACCTGTGGCGTTCGATCGAGCGGCTGGTCGGGCTCGGCTGGACCGAGGAATCGATCGCCATCGCGCTCGCCCAGTCCGTGCGTCAGGTCCGCAAGCTGCGACTCCTGGCGAACGTCCTGCCGGCGATGCTCGACCAAATGGCTCGCGGGGACATGCCGAGCGAGCAGCAGCTCCGCATTATCGCGGCCGCGGCCGACGAGGAACAGGGCGAGGTCTGGAAGAAGCATAAGCCCAAGAAGGGACAGCCGACCGTCTCCTGGAGCGAGGTCGCGCGCGCTCTGACACGCACCCGCATGTATGCGCGTGACGCGAGCTTCGACGATGATCTCGCCAAAGCCTACGGCATCGTCTGGCAGGAGGACCTGTTCGCGCCGGCTAACGAGGACAGCCGGTACACGACCGATGTCGAGGCCTTTCTCGGCGCCCAGCACGAATGGATGGCCAATCATCTGCCGAAGCGTGGCGCCATCATCGAGGTCAACGAATGGGGCCAGCCGAAACTGCCGGCGAAGGCCGAGCGCGTGTATGGCAAGCCTGGCAAATCCGACCACGTCGGCATGTATCTCGACCGCAGTGGCAAGGTCGAGACGGTCGCCTATCGGGTCCCGAAGCCGGACAAGAAGACCAAGGGCGCCCCGGCCGAAAGCGACGACGCAGCCGCGGTGGCGAAGCCAAGGCCAGACGTGACGCGCAAGGGGTGCGAGATGATCGGCGACATTCGCACCGATGCGCTGCACGAAGCGCTCGGCCGTGCGCCCATCGAGGAGGACACTCTTCTTGCCCTGCTCGTTCTGGCCTTCGCCGGTCAGAACGTCAGCATCGCCTCGGGTGCATCGGACAATCCCTACGGCCATGCACGGGTCGAGCGGCACGTCGTTCGGCTCATCTCGCAAGAGGGCAAGCTCGACTTCGACCGGGAGACCCTGCACCAGGTCGCCCGGTCCGTCCTGAGCGATGTGCTTTCGTGCCGTGAGAACCGCTCGGACAGCGGCGTCATCGCGCGCATCGCCGGCGAAGCGATCGGCGCGGACGCCTTCCTGCCGAACATGGGCACGGAGGAATTTCTGTCCTGCCTCTCGCGTTCCGCGCTCGAGGGCGCCTGCGCGGGAACGTCCGTCCTGCCTCGCCCTCGAGTCAAGGACACCAGGGCCGAGCTGGTGAAGCACTTCGCCGATGGCCAGTTCGTTCATCCGAGCGCGCTGTTCGCCCCGCCGCTCGAGACCGTCACGGCGTGGGTTGGACGCTTCTCCGGCGACACCGATCCGGACGATGAACGCGATGGACCGTCGGACGAGTCCGACGCCCAGGCCGAGGACACAGGGGCGGACGACGACACGCCCGCTGGCTTCGCCGAGGCCGCCGAATAA